In the genome of Xanthomonas hortorum pv. pelargonii, the window TACGGGCTGCTGCTGATCGAAGATGCCGCGCAAGCGCATGGCGCGCGCGCGGACGGGCGGCGTGCCGGTGCCTTCGGCGATGCGGCGGCGTTCAGTTTTTTTCCCACCAAGAACCTGGGCGCACTCGGCGATGGTGGTGCGGTGGTGACCTCGGATCCGCGCCTGGCCGAGCGCATTCGCGCGCTGCGCAATTATGGCTCGGAGGTGAAATATCACCACAGCTGCCAGGGCGTGAATTCACGGCTGGATGAAATGCAGGCCGCATTCTTGCGGGTCAAACTGGGGTATCTGGAGGATGAGATCGCGCGTCGGCGCGCGGTGGCGCAGCGCTATCTGCAAGGCATCGCGCATCCGCTGATCACGTTGCCTACGGTGGTCGCCGAGGAACAGCATGTCTGGCATCTGTTCGTAGTGCGCAGCCCGCAGCGCGATGCCTTGCAGGCGCATTTGCTGCGCCTGGGCATCCACACCCAGATCCATTACCCGGTGCCGCCGCATCGGCAGCCTGCCTACACCACGCTGGGCGATGCCTGCCTGCCGGTAAGCGAGGGTCTGCATCGTGAAGTGCTGAGTCTGCCGATGGGCCCGGCACTGGATGACGCGTCGGTGGAACGTGTGATTGCCGCATGCCAATCGTTCGGCAGCCCTGCATGAATCTGATGCGTAGCAGCGCGTACACCGGCGTTGCGACGCTGGCCAAGCTGCTGGCTGCGCTGGTGGTGGTGAAGTTGGTGGCGGTGTACGCCGGCCCACAAGGTGTCGGCCGCTTGGGCCAGTTTCTCAATCTGATGTCGGTGCTGGCGGTGTTGGCGGGCGGCGGTATCAGCGCCGGCATCGTCAAGTACGTGGCCGAGTATCGCAACGACGCACCGGCACTGGCACGCTTGCTCAGCGCGGCGCTCTGGTACGCCTTCTGCGCGGCTTGCGTCATGGCGGTGTTGGCGGTGCTGTTCAGTGGCGTGATCGCCGAGCGCCTGTTGGGCGATGCAGCGTATCGGCCGCTGATCTGCGTGCTGGCGATCGCGCAGCTGGGCATTGCCTTGGTCAACTACATCCTGGCGGTGATCAACGGTTTCATGGATGTTCGCCGTCTGGCATTTGTGCAGGTGAGCGGCGCGGTGTTAAGTGTTGCGCTGGTGGCGTGGCTGTCCAGCCGGGCGCAGCTGCAGGGCGCGTTGCTGGCACTGGTGCTGGGCCAGGTGCTGTGGTTGTTGGCCGGCGTGCCGGCACTGCGACGCAGCCCGTATTTCCAACGCGAGATGTTGCGCCTGCGTTTCGATGCGCCGATGACGCGCAAGCTGGCCGCGTTTTCGGCGATGACGCTGACCGCCACGCTGGTGCCCCAGTTGGTGGCCATTTTGGTGCGCGATCATCTGGCGTTGCACTTCGGATGGCAGCAGGTGGGTTATTGGCAGGCCGTCAGCCGGGTGTCGGATGCCTATCTGCTGTTCTTCACCACCGCCATCAACGTGTATTACCTGCCCAAGCTGGCCTCCCTGCACGATCGTGCGGCGCTCGGGCGCGAGCTGCGGGCCGCGTATCGCTATGTGATGCCGGCGGTGATCGCGATGGCGCTAGGTGTGTACATGCTCCGCGATTGGGTCACCTGGCTGCTGTTCGATGCGCGATTCGCTGCAGCAGCACCGCTTTATGGTCCGCAGTTGCTGGGCGATGTGATCAAGATTGCCGCGTTCGTGCTGTCGTACGTGATGCTGGCCAAGGCGATGACGCGGCTGTTCGTGATTTCCGAATGCGTGTTCGCCGCCAGCTATCTGGCGCTGGTGTATCTGTTCACGGCGCAGTTCGGGCTGATCGGGGCGATGTATGCCTTTGTCGCCAACTACGTGGTGTATCTGCTGTTCAATATCGTGGTGGTGCGTCGCTATCTGGTGCAGACCGCATGAGCGATCAAACCCAACCGAGCGGGCGAGCGAGCTGGCCGCTGGTGTCGGTGCTGATTCCTGCCTATAACCACGCGCGCTTCGTGCAACGGTGCCTGGATAGCGTGTTGGAAGACCCGTACCCGTGCAAGGAGATCGTCATCATCGACGACGGCTCCAGCGACGCCACGGGCGAAAAGATCGCGCAGTGGATTGCCACCCATGGTCATCGGCTGCCGGTGCAGTTCGTGCAACGCGACAACCGCGGTGTGGCGGCCACGCTCAACGAGCTGGCCTTGCGTGCGCGTGGCGACTACCTGCGTCTTGGCGCGAGCGACGATTATCTGTTGGCCGGCGGGTTGGATGCGCAGGTGCGTTACTTGCGTGCGCATCCGCAAAAACTGGCGGTGATCGGCGATGCCTGCGTGGTCGATCAGCATGGAAGACTGCTGCACGGCAGCGCCATGCGCGACCTGCATCGGGTGGATACCGGTGTGTACTGCTCAGAGCGGGGCATCCGCCGCGCGGTGATCCAGCAGTGGGCGGTCAGTGGTGCGGTGGCGTTGCTGCGCCGCAGTGCCTTCGATGCGCGCACCGGGTGGGACGAATCGCTGCGGATCGAGGACTGGGATCTTTTCCTGCGCCTGGCCGCACGCAACGCGCTTGGTTTTGTCGACGTGCCGGTCTGTGCGTACCGTCTGCATGGCAACAACCTCAGCAAGACCGCAAACGTGCGTGCGCGGATTGCCAACTTGAGCGAGTCGCGTCAGGTGGCGTTGCGTTGTGCGGAGTTGTTCGATGAGCCCGAGCGCACCTTGCTGCGGGCGCAATCGCGTTACATCGCGGCCAAGGTGGCATTTCTGCAGCGCCGGCCGCACAGGGTGACCGGGCATCTGCTCGCCTATGCCTGGTTGTCGTTGCCGGCCAGGTGGCGGCCCAGGCATGCGCGTAGCGCGGTGGAGCCGGCATGAACACGCTGTTGCGCCGGCCTGCGACGTATCTGGCGCTGCCGATGCTGCTCAGCTGCGCGCTGACGTTGCTGACCTACACGCTGCCCGGCGACTATCTGGACGGCATCGCGCTGCTGGCGGTCGCTGCCGCTGCAACGTTTGTGCTGGATGCGTTGCTACGCACGCAGCTGCCTGCCGTGGAGCGCTTTCGCCACTATCGCTACGCCGGCACGCGCGATGCCTTCGTGGTGATGACGCTGGCGGCAATGGTGACGGTGTTCTGCATCGTGGATGTGGCGCTGTTTCCGATTCCGTTGTTCAGCGATCCGTCCTCGTACGCCACCTTGAGCCCATTGCGCTCGCATGTGCGGCACATCTCCAACATGTGCTGGATCCTGCCGCCGATCGCGCTGCTGTGCGTGCGCCACCGCGGGCTGCGTGCGGCGATGGTGACGCTGGGGTTCGTATTCCCGATCGTGGTGATCGACCGCAACCGCATCTTTGCAGGACTGTTTTCGTTCGTGCTGGTGATGCTGTTGCGCCGCGATCCTGCGCGCCGCCTGCCGTGGAAGACCATTGGCCTGCTCGTGCTGGCTGGGGGCGGGGTGTTTTCGATCCTGGGCGCACTGCGTTCCGGCTCGTTGGCCACGGTCGCCTTGCCGTTCAGTGCGTTGTATCGCGCGATGCCGCAGGGCGTGCAGTGGCTGCTGCTGTACATCAGCGCCGGGCCGTACAACTTCGGCGCGATTCTGGCCAAGGGCTACGTCAACGCCAGTTTTCTGGCCAATCAACTGGTGCCGTTCAGTGGTTCGATCGCCACCGCCGGCACCAGCATTCCGCTGGATGCGCCCAATATCAATGTGGGCACGGAATTCTTCCCGTTCCTGATGGCCTGGGGCGCGCCGGGCGCGTTGATTGCGCTGCTGGCGTTATATGCGGGCCTGGTGTGGAGCGTGCGCCTGCTCAGCAGCTCGCTGTCGATCTTTCATGTGCTGATCTTCCTGCGCCTCGCCTATGCCTGCCTGATGTCGCCGTTCGCGCCGCAGGCATTCACCTGGACCAACTTCGGCTTCATCGCGCTGTGTCTGGTGTTGCATGCCTGCACCGTGTTGCTGCCCAGCCGCAATGCGGCATCTAGCGCTGCCGCGTAGTGCGCGGCAACTTCGTTTTCACCACGTTCCAGAGCCGGTGCACCATGAATCAACACGACGATATCTATCTGATCGACCTGTGGCGCATCCTGCGCCGCGAATGGCGCTGGGCGCTGGCCGCGCTGGTGGTGGTGCTTGGCCTGACGTTCGCCTTCACCCGGTTGGCCAAACCGCAGTGGGAGGCCACCGCCTGGATCCAGGTCGGCGAAATCGGCCCCACACCGGCCGGGCGCGATCCCAAGGTCGAGCCGTTTCAGCGCGTGATCGATCGCATGAAGACGCGGCTGTTTCAGGATGCGGTGCTGCGCAAGGCTGGCCTGCCGCTCAACAGCCGCGCTGCGCAGTTGTATCGCGGCAGTCTCAAGCCCGATCCGGACCCGTACGCGAATCTGATCGGCGTGACCATTCGTGCCGAATCGTCCGCGCAGGCCCGCCGCCTTGCGATGGCCACCGTGACCGAGCTGCAGACGCTGCACGGCCAGACCAATGCGGTGGCGCTTGAGCTCGCACGCACGCGCCTGCAAGGGTTGAATGAAGACCTGCGCGCGGCGCTCGTCAACAGGGCGCAACTGCAACAGCAAGTGCAGGCCGGGCAGGGCGGTGCTGCGGCTACGCCGGCGCAGGTGGTTGCCGGTGTATTGCTGACCGACAGCAACACCACTATCCGCGCGTTGAAAGCCGAGCGCGACGATCTCATCGCCCGCCTTACCACCCGCTACACGTATCAGACCTCGTTGGCGTGGCCGTTGTATGTGCCCGATCGCCAGGCATTTCCGAATGCGATCACCGCTTGGGCCGCCGGTTTGCTAGCTGGCGCCGGCTTGGGCGTGCTGGCAGCGGTGTTACGCAATGCATGGCGGCGTCGCAGGGGTGCGGCCGGGCATTCCGTCGCCTGAGGTAAACGTCAACGCGTTGTAGGTGGGACATCGCTCACCAGGCTGCAACCAAAGCCGCTGCGCGTGGCACTCACGGGTCAATCAAGCGATGCCGCGGTGGCGGTGTCGCGTCTGGAGGGTGTCGTGAGAACAACTGGTCTGGTGTGGGAGGCTGCGCATGTCGGTGGTCAATGAGCATGCGGCGCGTGGCGGCACGGTGGCCCCGGAGCGCTTGCTTGAGACGCAACGCGCGTTCGATAGCGTGGCCCCCGACTACGATGGCCCGCGCGGCAACAATGCGCTGATCCAGCGCATGCGCACCACGCTGTGGGACACGGTTGCGGCCGAGCTGCCGGTGGGGTCGCGGCTGGTGGATCTGGGCTGCGGCACCGGTCTGGATGCCGGCGAGTTCGCACGCCGCGGTTACAGCGTGCTGGCCACCGACTGGTCGCCGGCGATGGTCGAACGCACCCGCCATCGCGCTGCCACGCAAGGTCTTGAAGCACGGTTGACCGCCGCCCACGTCGGCATCCAGCAGCTCGATCAGCTGGACGGCACCTTCGATGGCATGTACTCCAACTTCGGCCCGCTCAATTGCGCTCCCGACCTGCCGGCAGTGGCTGCCGAGTGCGCACGTCTGCTGCGCGCCGATGGCTGCCTGGTGTTTTCGGTGATCGGGCGCATTTGCCCGTGGGAAATCGGTCATTACACGCTGCGCGGGCGCTTCAAGCGCGCAGCGGTGCGTGCCGCGCGCGGGGTCACCGCGGTAGGCATGAACGGCCACACCATCTGGACCTGGTACCACCTGCCGCGCGAGTTCTACCGCGCCTTCAACAAGCACTTCGTGCTGGACAGCTATCGCGCCTTGAGCCTGTTCCTGCCGCCGCCGTATCTGGTGGATTTTTGCGAACGGCATCCGCGTCTGTCTGAGCGCCTGGGCCAGTGCGACGACCGCTTGGGCGGGCTGCCGCTGCTGCGCGACATGGGCGACCACTTCCTGATCGTGATGCGCAAGCGCTGAGTGGAGACGCCGATGTCCATGGCCGATGTCTGTCTGCAGGGCGCACGCGCGATCACCCTGGCCGGTCCTTCGCGCGCCGCAGTGACGATGCGCGCGGGCCGCTTCGGCGGCACGCTCGGCACCGGCAGCCTGCGGCTGGATTTGCAGGGCCACGTGCTGGCGCCGGGCTTGATCAACGCGCACGATCATCTGCAGGTCAATTGTGTGCCGCCACTGCCGCAAGGCGCACCGTTCGCCAACAGCTACGCATGGATCGAGGCGTTTCAGGCACATTTTCAGCATCCCGATGTGGCGGCTGCGTTGCGCGTGCCCAAGGCGGTGCGCTTGCGCCACGGCGGTTTGAAGAATCTGCTGGCCGGCGTCACCTGCGTGGCGCAGCACGACCCTTGGCACGCCACCTTGGACGAGGCGAATTTCCCGGTCGGTCTGCTGCGCGAGTTCGGTTGGAGCTATGCGCTGGGCTGGACCGGCTATGGCCCGCCGGTGCAGGGCAGCTTTGCCGCCACTTCGCCCGAACATCCGTGGATGATCCACCTGGCCGAAGGCACCGACGCAGTGGCGGGTGCCGAACTCGACGAACTGGATCGGCTCGGCTGCCTGGCCTCCAATAGCGTGCTGATCCACGGCGTGGGCATGGGCGAATGCGATATCGACCGGGTGATCGCACGCGGCGCGGCGGTGGTGTGGTGTCCTTCGAGCAATCTCGCGCTGCTGGGCCGTACGCTCGATCCGTGGCGCTTGTGCATGGCCGGGCGGCTGGCATTGGGCAACGATTCGCGCATCAGCGGTGCGCGCGATCTGCTGGAAGAACTGCGCATCGCCGCCGACAGCAGGCTCGCACCGGATCTATTGCTCGGCATGGTCACCCAGCAATCTGCGCGCATCCTGCGCATGCAAGCGCGCGGGTGCATCGCCCCAGGCGCAGCCGCAGATCTGCTGATCGTGCGCGATCGCGGTGGCGATCCTGCCACCAGCGTCATCGGCTGCCAACGCAGTGAACTGCGCGCAGTGATACGCGATGGCGCCCCGCGCATCGCCGACCCGGATTTCGCCAACTGGTTCGAGGCGGCCGGCATCCAGACCGTGCCGGTGTTGCTGGACGGTCGCCCCAAACTGCTCGATGCCAGGCTGGCCGACCCGGCAGTGCTGGCACTCGAACCCGGCCTGCAGCGTGTGCCGCACGCAGCGCACAAGCCATCCATCGCGATGGCAGCCAACGGTGCTGTGTCACGAGCGCTGCGCCGACACTTGAGCCGGCAGCGGCGTATGCGTTGTGGGCGCAGGCGTATCCGCCGCATGCGCATAACCCGGTGATGCTGGCCGAAGAACGCGCCATGCTCGCGCTGATGCCCGGCGCCCTGCAGGGCCAACATGTGCTGGATGCCGGCTGCGGCAGTGGTCGCTACATGCTGCATGCATTACAGCGTGGCGCGCTGCATGTCACCGGAGTGGATCTGTCGCCGCAGATGCTGCAACGCGCCGCCACCGAGCTCGCCCGCGACTGGCCAGCGGCACGCGTGAGTCTGCAACAAGGCAGTCTCGATAAATTGCCCTTGCCCGACGCACTTGCCGACCTCAGCGTCTGCGGTCTGGTGGTCGGGCATCTGCAGCAGCTGTGGCCTGCGCTGGAAGAACTGCATCGCGTCACCCGCGTGGGCGGGATCGTGCTGTGCAGCGATGTGCATCCGATCGGCCATGCACTGGGCTGGCGACGCGATTTCAAGGCCGCCGGCCGGCAGTACGCAGTGCGGCACACGCAACATCTCTACAGCCATTGGCATACGGCATGCGCATCGCTGGGCCTGGCGATCGAAGCGGTGGCCGAACCGATGCTGGACCCGGCCGATATTCCGCCCGGTGCACGTTTCGACCAGGCGGCGTTGCAGGTGCCGGTTGCCTTGGTGATGCGTCTGCGGCGCATCGCGTGAGTGTTGTGGTGTTCATGGCGATTCCAAATGGCAACGCATGCACGGCCTGCACGTGCTACGACCCGAGCCGCTTGCGTTGCGCGCAAGCGCGCGTCATCGGCGTTGCAGAACGTGCATGCCAGTCGATGTCTGTGCCATGACCCTGCATGTGGCGCAACTCAATCTGCTGCCAACGCCCGACGGCCTGAGCGTCGAACAGGTCTTCGCGCAATGGCCATCGCTGGCCGACATCGCCGAGGCGGTGGCCAGCGCAGGGGTGCGGGTGACAGTGATCCAGGCCTCGGCACTGAACACTCGACTCACACGCCAGGGCGTGGACTACAGCTTCGTCGAGCTGGCCGCGCGTGGTAGCAAGCAGCGTGCGCACATTCTCGCCGCGATGCTGCGCCAGATCGACGCAGACGTGATCCACGTGCACGGGCTGGAATTTGCCGGCGATGCGCGGCGGCTTGCGCGCCTGCTGCCGCAGAGTCCCATCCTGTTGCAGGACCATGCCAATCGCCCGCCACGCTGGTGGCGCCGGATTGTGTGGCGTGCGCGTTATGCGGCGGCTGCCGGTATTGCGTTCACCTCGCTGGAACTGGCACAACCATTTCTGTGTGCGCGCTTGTTTCGATCCAGCACGCAGCTATTCGAGATTCCCGAATCGAGCAGCCGCTTCTTGCCGGGCGATCGCTTGCAGGCACGCGAGCACACGCGTCTGCATGGCGACCCATGCGTGTTGTGGGTCGGCCATCTGAGTGCGGCCAAGGATCCG includes:
- a CDS encoding DegT/DnrJ/EryC1/StrS family aminotransferase, whose protein sequence is MDVPFLDLRAVNARYADELKVAAARVIDAGWYVLGQELAAFEEEFASYCGAAHAVGVGNGLDALSLILRGYRELGVLREGDEIIVPANTFIASFLAISQNQLVLVPVEPDPLTFNMDPAGVEKAIGPRTRAIMAVHLYGQLADIAALQTLAHRYGLLLIEDAAQAHGARADGRRAGAFGDAAAFSFFPTKNLGALGDGGAVVTSDPRLAERIRALRNYGSEVKYHHSCQGVNSRLDEMQAAFLRVKLGYLEDEIARRRAVAQRYLQGIAHPLITLPTVVAEEQHVWHLFVVRSPQRDALQAHLLRLGIHTQIHYPVPPHRQPAYTTLGDACLPVSEGLHREVLSLPMGPALDDASVERVIAACQSFGSPA
- a CDS encoding O-antigen translocase, giving the protein MNLMRSSAYTGVATLAKLLAALVVVKLVAVYAGPQGVGRLGQFLNLMSVLAVLAGGGISAGIVKYVAEYRNDAPALARLLSAALWYAFCAACVMAVLAVLFSGVIAERLLGDAAYRPLICVLAIAQLGIALVNYILAVINGFMDVRRLAFVQVSGAVLSVALVAWLSSRAQLQGALLALVLGQVLWLLAGVPALRRSPYFQREMLRLRFDAPMTRKLAAFSAMTLTATLVPQLVAILVRDHLALHFGWQQVGYWQAVSRVSDAYLLFFTTAINVYYLPKLASLHDRAALGRELRAAYRYVMPAVIAMALGVYMLRDWVTWLLFDARFAAAAPLYGPQLLGDVIKIAAFVLSYVMLAKAMTRLFVISECVFAASYLALVYLFTAQFGLIGAMYAFVANYVVYLLFNIVVVRRYLVQTA
- a CDS encoding glycosyltransferase: MSDQTQPSGRASWPLVSVLIPAYNHARFVQRCLDSVLEDPYPCKEIVIIDDGSSDATGEKIAQWIATHGHRLPVQFVQRDNRGVAATLNELALRARGDYLRLGASDDYLLAGGLDAQVRYLRAHPQKLAVIGDACVVDQHGRLLHGSAMRDLHRVDTGVYCSERGIRRAVIQQWAVSGAVALLRRSAFDARTGWDESLRIEDWDLFLRLAARNALGFVDVPVCAYRLHGNNLSKTANVRARIANLSESRQVALRCAELFDEPERTLLRAQSRYIAAKVAFLQRRPHRVTGHLLAYAWLSLPARWRPRHARSAVEPA
- a CDS encoding Wzz/FepE/Etk N-terminal domain-containing protein, whose protein sequence is MNQHDDIYLIDLWRILRREWRWALAALVVVLGLTFAFTRLAKPQWEATAWIQVGEIGPTPAGRDPKVEPFQRVIDRMKTRLFQDAVLRKAGLPLNSRAAQLYRGSLKPDPDPYANLIGVTIRAESSAQARRLAMATVTELQTLHGQTNAVALELARTRLQGLNEDLRAALVNRAQLQQQVQAGQGGAAATPAQVVAGVLLTDSNTTIRALKAERDDLIARLTTRYTYQTSLAWPLYVPDRQAFPNAITAWAAGLLAGAGLGVLAAVLRNAWRRRRGAAGHSVA
- a CDS encoding class I SAM-dependent methyltransferase, whose translation is MSVVNEHAARGGTVAPERLLETQRAFDSVAPDYDGPRGNNALIQRMRTTLWDTVAAELPVGSRLVDLGCGTGLDAGEFARRGYSVLATDWSPAMVERTRHRAATQGLEARLTAAHVGIQQLDQLDGTFDGMYSNFGPLNCAPDLPAVAAECARLLRADGCLVFSVIGRICPWEIGHYTLRGRFKRAAVRAARGVTAVGMNGHTIWTWYHLPREFYRAFNKHFVLDSYRALSLFLPPPYLVDFCERHPRLSERLGQCDDRLGGLPLLRDMGDHFLIVMRKR
- a CDS encoding class I SAM-dependent methyltransferase, with protein sequence MHRDGSQRCCVTSAAPTLEPAAAYALWAQAYPPHAHNPVMLAEERAMLALMPGALQGQHVLDAGCGSGRYMLHALQRGALHVTGVDLSPQMLQRAATELARDWPAARVSLQQGSLDKLPLPDALADLSVCGLVVGHLQQLWPALEELHRVTRVGGIVLCSDVHPIGHALGWRRDFKAAGRQYAVRHTQHLYSHWHTACASLGLAIEAVAEPMLDPADIPPGARFDQAALQVPVALVMRLRRIA
- a CDS encoding glycosyltransferase family 4 protein, with amino-acid sequence MTLHVAQLNLLPTPDGLSVEQVFAQWPSLADIAEAVASAGVRVTVIQASALNTRLTRQGVDYSFVELAARGSKQRAHILAAMLRQIDADVIHVHGLEFAGDARRLARLLPQSPILLQDHANRPPRWWRRIVWRARYAAAAGIAFTSLELAQPFLCARLFRSSTQLFEIPESSSRFLPGDRLQAREHTRLHGDPCVLWVGHLSAAKDPLCVLDAVALAARVLPGLRLWCVFDQAPLMEQIQQRLRDDPQLARCVQLLGKVPHARVETLLRACDLFVSASHAESCGYAAVEAYACGSLPLLTDIPAFRALSDAGAVGELYPVGDASALAELLLRVSRQRPNRTQIRAHFDARLSFAAVGQRWANAYTQLLAAAPGRTA